A genomic segment from Streptomyces sp. NBC_01233 encodes:
- a CDS encoding fumarylacetoacetate hydrolase family protein has translation MRIARFSIDGNVAFGAVEGSTAPGDEATLVLDIIKGIPFADFELSGTKVPLSKVRLLPPVLPNKVVAIGRNYAEHAAELGNEVPDAPITFFKPSTSVVGPGDPITYPSFSQDLHHEAELAVVIGRMCREVPRERVKDVILGYTCANDVTARDVQQREKQWARAKGFDSACPLGPWIETDLDPGDLTIQCTVNGEQRQLGRTSDMVRSIEDLVVHITEAMTLLPGDVILTGTPAGVGPLNVGDEVAVTIEGIGTLTNKVIKRG, from the coding sequence GTGCGCATCGCCAGGTTCTCGATCGACGGCAATGTCGCGTTCGGCGCGGTCGAGGGCAGCACCGCCCCCGGCGACGAAGCGACGCTCGTGCTCGACATCATCAAGGGCATCCCGTTCGCGGACTTCGAGCTCTCGGGCACGAAGGTCCCGCTGAGCAAGGTCCGGCTGCTGCCGCCCGTGCTCCCGAACAAGGTCGTGGCCATCGGCCGCAACTACGCGGAGCACGCGGCGGAGCTGGGCAACGAGGTCCCGGACGCCCCGATCACCTTCTTCAAGCCCTCCACCTCGGTGGTCGGCCCGGGCGACCCGATCACGTACCCCTCCTTCTCCCAGGACCTCCACCACGAGGCGGAGCTCGCCGTGGTCATCGGACGCATGTGCCGCGAGGTCCCCAGGGAGCGCGTCAAGGACGTGATCCTCGGCTACACCTGCGCCAACGACGTCACCGCGCGCGACGTCCAGCAGCGGGAGAAGCAGTGGGCCCGGGCCAAGGGCTTCGACAGCGCCTGCCCCCTCGGTCCCTGGATCGAGACCGACCTGGACCCGGGCGACCTGACCATCCAGTGCACCGTCAACGGCGAACAGCGCCAGCTCGGCCGCACCAGCGACATGGTCCGCTCCATCGAAGACCTCGTCGTCCACATCACCGAGGCCATGACGCTGCTCCCGGGCGACGTCATCCTCACGGGGACCCCGGCCGGAGTCGGCCCCCTGAACGTCGGCGACGAGGTCGCCGTCACCATCGAAGGCATCGGCACTCTCACCAACAAGGTGATCAAGCGTGGTTAA